A region of the Thamnophis elegans isolate rThaEle1 chromosome 1, rThaEle1.pri, whole genome shotgun sequence genome:
ccaagcccggatgagaaaggaggaaggttgggatcaggttggcatctggtcccgtaaaaaaacccccgccaacccatacaatatggtgaaaaaaacgaataagaattccataccgcatcggtcgtcgcgtgggttaacaagggccgcggtggatgttggggtccctggacatccgtcgacaagtgggctacaagtggagagcaaaaaggcaacaaaagaaggagcaggggcacaaaagatcagcttctaattgataaaatgatattagaaaattgtaagaacagaaaaacgaacttgaatatggtctggattgattacaaaaaggcatttgactcactgccacatagttggatcataaaatgcttagaaacaactggaattagcaaaaatattacatcctttactgaaaaggcaatgaaacaatggagaactgagttggcagtagggaatgagagctacggaatggttaatatcaagcgaggaattttccagggtgattcactttcacctcttctcttcatcatcgcaatgatcccactatcagtaatcttaaaaaaaatgaaattaggctaccaaacagccaaaaaagctgaaaaaatttcgcatttactatatatggatgatttgaaactctatggaaagtcagaaatagaaatccaatcattgacaaatacagtccgagtattcagcaccgatatttcaatgcagtttggcatggaaaaatgcgccactgtatccataaaaaggggcaaaatcactgcatctgagggaattgaaatgcccaatggccaactaattaaatgcaaagaaaatgaagcctacaaatacttaggcattctgcagttggataacatcaagcatggagaagtaaaaactattgtcaggcgagagtacaccaacagagttaggaaaattttgaaatctaaattgaatggtggaaatacaatcaaggccataaatacctgggcaataccagttataagatacacagctggcatagttaactggacacaagctgatttggaccttttggatcgaaaaaccaggaaactaatgacaatgcactacagtttacacccacgtggtgatactgatagactatatctgccccgaaaatcaggtggcagaggattattacaagtgaagcaaacagttgaagaagaaaaacatgcactggctgattatttaaaagacactcaagaacatctattaatcgaagtaaagaacaaaaatctactgaaggcccaacagacaaaacaagaatacagaaaagatgtgataaaatcaagaatggagagttggcagaacaaagcactgcatggtcaatttctggaaaaaataaaagataaagtggacagtgaacaaacttggttatggttaaaaacaggtacattaaagaaagaaacagagtcactaatcctggctgcgcaagaacaagctatccgcacaaatgccattaaggccaaaatcgaaaaatcctctgatgatgccaaatgcagactttgcaaagaagctgatgaaactgttgatcacatactcagctgctgtaaaaaaatcgcgcagactgattataaattgcggcacaattcagtagcacaaatgatccattggaatttgtgcaaaaattataatattaaaacagcaacaaactggtgggaacatcagcctgaaaaagtcaccgaaaatcagatggtcaagatcttgtgggatttccgtatacaaaccgacaaaatactggcacataatacaccagacatcacactggttgagaaaaataaggtcacaatcatagacatcgcaataccaggtgatagcagggttgccgagaaggaacatgaaaaaatcgcaagataccaggacttaaaaatcgaaattcaacgactatggcacaaaccagcagtggtaattccagtggtaattggcacactgggtgctattccaaaaacactggaattacatttaaaacagttaaaaattgacaaaatcaccatcagtcaaatgcaaaaagccgcactgcttggatctgcacgcatattacgaaaatacgttacgacgtcctaggcccctgggtggggcccgactagtaaccaatgccaaatccggcaaaacaactggccgctgtgatacaattgtacaacaacaacaacaacaacaacaataataataataataataataaagtgttgtaaccttatgattcttgatgaaggtatcttgtctttttatgtacaatgagagcatatgcaccaaaggcaaattccttgtgtgtccaatcacacttggccaataaagaattctattctattctattctattgttggtATAACCTGCAGTTCACGAAAGTTCctgacttttaataaaatttgctaGACAGTTAAAGGCATTATCAGACTCATTAAGATTTTAGGTGATCAGTGTACCAGTTAAGAAAAAGAAGGTATATGCAAAGGAGACTCCAAATTTCAGGGAGAAGGGATTATAATGTTGGTGTCAGCAATCCACTGGAGCCATCTTTTACCTTCTTATTCAAAGTCAGGATGACTTCTAGGTTATGTCCCCTTAGAGATTCCAACCTCCGCATGTCATACATCTTGAATAAATGAAGTCCTAAAATAGATGCCAATCTGCCACAGGAGAGATGGCATGTGGGTGGCACACTTCCAAGTGGTGTCACTAATTGCCAGAAGCCTGGGGCTGCCACTGTATTTTCTAGCCTTGTGTTTTCCAGCTCAAGGAGAAAGGCGGTGCTATTTTCACAACTACTGTATCAAAAGTATGTCACTGTGACCCTTTTCCAAAGTAATCACAAAGTTTCAACATTGTAGTAGTTTTTCAAACAGGAAATGGGAGAGGTAGAGCAGCTGACTTGAAAGATTCAGCTGGAGCAGGGAAGCTGGTGTGTCTTGttctagaaaatagaatagaattagaatagaatgaagaaggggaggggggaggagaatagaatagaataacaagagttggaagagaccttggaggtcttctagtctaaccttctGCGCAGGCAGgaacccctacaccacttcagacaaatggttatccaacatcttctttaaaaacttccactgttggagcattcacaacttctggaggcaagtcattccactgattgattgttctgtcaggaaatttcttctaggttgcttctctctttggttagtttccatccattgtttcttgtcctgccctcaggtgttctggagaatagcttgattccctcttctttgtggtaaccccgcaatatcagaacactgctaccatgtcacccactagtccttctttttattaaactagacatacccaattataAGAGACTTGCATAACCTACACAACGCAAAGTTTGTTGCACTTTGCAAGTTagctatttttatttccttaGAAGCAAACTTAGAAGTTACTTTGAATGGGTTTGCTATTAAAAGAAGCCCCAAAGAGAGATAACCCGTCATGATAAGCTGTGGTTTAATCATGCTTTGTTGAATAAACCATTTAGGGCCCTATTGATTTTAAGTAGCAAGTTAGTATAAGTAAAGCATGCTAGATTTGCATACCGTGATGGGCCAGAAACCATGGCTTATAAACCAGAATGGTTAGTACTATAACACTggttaaatcagtgtttttcaaccttttttgtgcaaaggcacacttttttcatgaaaaaatcacgaggcacaccaccattagaaaatgttaaaaaattttaactctgtgcctatattgactatatataaagtaattttcccacggcacaccttacactatgtcacggcacactagtgtgccgcggcacagtagttgaaaaacactgggttaaaTCACAAGCAAATCAGTCACGTTTTGAGAAGTACCTAATATGTATAAAGCAATATACCCAGGAAAGCTAACAGTTGAAACtagttaaaggtaaaagtttcccctgtccAATCATCTGCATCTCTAGGGAGCGCTGTTCATTTCTGTTTCCTAACAGAGGGAATCAATGTTGTCTCAAAATTCTTCcaaggtcatgtggctggcatgtaatacaaaattaaaatattttacaagaaAACAAAGTTACATAAGAATTATCTGATAAAAGAAGGTGGTGGCCGATACATTATTCAAGTAAAAATTACTACACCTAAGGGGCGaatagggacgtggtggttcagtggctaagatgctgagcttgtcaatcagaaaggttggccgttcgatggttcaaatccctagtgccgcgtaacggagtgagctcccattacttgtcccagcttctgccaacctagcagttcgaaagcacgtaaaaatgcaagtagaaaaaaataggaaccacctttggtgggaaggtaacagcgttccgtgtgccttcagcgtttagtcatgctgaccacatgaccatggagaggtcttcagaccgcgctggctctttggctttgaaacagagatgattcCCACATAGGGGAAACAAAAATGAAACTCTGAGGAATCTCAGTATTCCTTATTAAAACTAATTTCCAAGCAAGGCCTGGAGCCACTGGAAAATGCTACCTTCTAAGCCCATGAGAGATACAGCAGAACCAAAAAGGACACCTTCCTTGTCTAAGGTGCACTGTATTTTTTCTAATTGGATGACTCTAGTCCCAAAACCAGACCTGGGGTCAGATTTTAATGGGTTTACATAACATATTTAATCAAGGAAACCTTGACACTGACGATATCACACCTCTGGCTTAAGAAAGGTTTCACTACAATTACAATTAAGGTTAGAGGGTTACTCCTTTCTCCACTGATGCTTTGGTCACTTTGGGCCAAATGATATCTTCCTTAGCCACTTTAATCAATGAAGGGTGAGGGCTGAGCACATGGCATGGATTGTATTAATTGATCCCcactgaaaatagcaatagcaatagcagttatataccgcttcatagggctttcaaggttcaaggttcaaggtttattacacttgtatgccgccctattcccggagggactcagggcggctaacaaaccgaaggggaagggaataatacagacaaaaagcaataaaaacagacaaacaaaatatggaaacaatttaaaagcagtcaacagccacacaattcgagtgggggtgggaactcatcagccccaggcctgttggaacagccaagttttgacggctttgcagaacgcctgaagggtggtgagggtccggatctccacggggagatcgtaccagaggaccggagcagccacagagaaggccctcctccgggtggtcgacaatcagcattggctggtggatggaattcggaggaggcctagtctgtgggatctgataggtctttgggaggtaattggcagcaggcggtctctcaagtaccctcagccctctctaagcggtttacagagtcagcatatcgcccccacggtctggctcctcattttacccacctcggaaggatggaaggctgagtcagccctgagccggtgagatttgaacagccgaactgcagataacagtcagctgaagtggctgcagtacagcactctaaccactgcgccacctcggctctatgcatGGACAAGGAAACAACTGAGGAATCCAACAAAAGAATCTAAAACAGAGCAAATGTAACTTTTATCTATATTATGTCACCAAGAGTTAGAGGAGATgacaaacagaacagaataacccagttggaagataccttgaagatcttctagtccaaccccattcaGGCAGAAAATCCTATTATCATTTTAGACATattgttgtccagtctcttcctaaaagcctccagtgttggaacattcacaacttctggaggcaagttgttccactgattaattgttctgtcaggaaatttctccttagttttaggttgcttctctccttgattagtttccatccattgcttcttgtcctgctttctggtgctttggaaaatgagtTGACCAACTCTTCTCTGTGTCAGCCTCTGAAATACTGGCGCTAAGATGTCTTCTTTATGAGATCTTTTACAACTTAGATCAGGTCTTTTGGACAAATTGCTGCAGATAATGGTGGAAACAAAGTACACCTTTGCTGCCTTTACCATAGCATAGGCCTTAATATGGATTGCTTCTAATTCGTGGTCAGCTTTACCCGATCTTCCTCTACCCATCAGACCTATTGTCAGATGATCCAGAATTCTTTGGAATCCGAAAGTCTGATTGGCTTCATCAGATAGGAGAAAGCGTACTTTGAGGCTTCTTTTAATAGCAGGAATAATTATATCAAGGACCTAAATTATATACTTATGCCAGATATGGATAATATAAACAGAAATAGGAATGGCTATTTAACAAAATCTGTATGTAAATTtatctttcaaaataattttgtcatgccagggtatttgagagaccactTCTTCCCAATTACATCAGGTCAGGCAGGAAGAGTGTGTTACGAATCTGCTATcattcaggggtctccaaccttggcaactttaagacttgtggacttcaactcccagaattcctcagccagctggctgaggaattctgggagttgaagtccacaagtcttaaagttgccaaggttggagaccccctatGCTACCGAGTTCCATTTGACAAGACCCAGGGAAGAGTTTTCTGCCGTAGGACCCACTCTTTGGAATATCAACCTTCATACCCACAAGGTGAGCCTAGCCTTAATCCTCTTGACCTTCTGGAAATCTCTCAGGACTGTAGTTTTGCACCAGTCCAGGGGTTTCTTTGGAAGCAGCCCAAAGGCATTGTTGTATTTAAGTTTTTAAATATTCCCCTCTGGCTTTAttaaattttgatttatttttcacatttctgaactgcccacctttcctCAAAGTGGGAGATAAATGCATGTTTACCTGACTGTAGTGATTGTTTAAgatgtgtttttattgttttgtttctattGTACATCAACTAGGGTCGCATGCATGAAATAGCTATGTAAATTTGATAGATTGACAAAACGCTTGAAACCATTGGTGAGAGCATTGTACTtaaggatacaggtagtccttgatttacaaccgtaAGAGCTTGTCCATCAGTTGTAAGTCACGACGGTTGTAACTCATGTCAGCCACGTGACTGTCCTAATACTATGACCTTatttgtggtggtcattaagcaaacacagctgttgttaagcaaaccaatgtTTTCCTGTGGGCCGTTTTTCTCGAAAATTGGAAGCAAATTTCAGAAAAAGTGATTTCACAAAATGAAATCATGTTGCCCTGGGAAGCTGTAAAAAGGCATAAATGAGGGTGTGTTATTGAGCATCTGAcaggcagtcatgtgactgtgggcgGGGGATAGTTGTTGCAACTTTGGAACTGGGTTGTGAGTAcccccagagcagtggtgggattcaaataatttaacaaccggttctctgccccaatgaccagctgggtaggcatggcctggtggtcatgtgaccatgtgggcatagccaactcaaagtcactcacgtcgatgggtgctttgctttagctgttacaatgtaataagggttaaccagagaggcagtttctgtaatcagggcaataaagattaggctagaaacaacaccagaacgtttccttcctgccttccttacaggattagccctgtaaagtggaaaaaaccaaaagatttcttccaacaaccagttctccgaactgcttagaaagttaacaaccggttctcccgaataggtgcagactggctgaatcccaccactgccccagagAGAactatcgtaactttgaatggccaccaaGTGACCAGTTACAAGTTGAGGCATAccgtagaacctctggtcacgaccataattcattccataactttggtcgctacCCGATATGGTCATGACCCGAACGGAACCAAAATTAATGCAGCAGCCACACGTGGGTCGCTGTTGTTTGTAAACAAACAAcaggaaatttggcacttacaagAAAACCCCAATTTGGTTGTAGTCAGAAgtgtttgtgaccagaggttctactgtacctGTACTAGTAACAATTTGCCTGAAATATCCAGCTTTCAGAGTATGACAATATTTTTTGATATGAACCATTCTGCATTTTTGCTTCTACCGATTATTGCAGACTGTATAGCTACAtatcagtggtgtgattcaattttttttactaccggttctgtgggcgtggtttggtgggtgtggcagggcaaggatactataaaatcttcattccctcccgatcagctgggactcaggaggcagagaatagatggtatttactggttctccgaattactcaaaatttccgcaaccggttctccagaactggtcagaacctgcagaataccacctctgctatgtaTACTGCCTCTTGGCTATAGAGCCTTTATGGCTAGGCGTCTTTGGTTCCCAACCTGAAATTTTCTATTTATGTTAGGACTACAAATCCCATATTTTCTTATCAGGGCTGCATTCTAAAGTCTCAGTTCTGGTCTACCTGGGAAGAACCGGTTCCACCAAAAAACCACggttgactaaagcgcgctcgacgaaaccgcatacctgacgtcatcacagtgcgacgaaaacagcacgctgtgagcggtaaagctaaaattaacgcgtaaacctaaacctaacccccccaaacctaaccctaaacctaaccctaacccttaacctaaccctaaacctaaccctaacccttaacctaacgctaaacctaacgctaacccttaacctaacccccccaaacctaaccctaaccctaaccctaacccttaacctaaccctaaacctaacccttaacctaacgctaaacctaacgctaacccttaacctaaccctaaacctaaccctaacgcttaacgtaaccctaaacctaaccctaacccttaacctaaccctaaccctaaccctaaacctaacccttacctttacatgaatcggcttgctttaaaagcgctttttaaagcgcccttttttctccgcggtcgttgttgtcgcgctgccgatgacatcagcgacgcgctttaatcgggcgcactttagtggaccgcggttttgtcgtgccacgggaagAACCAACCTAGGAGATTCATGACTATATGGAATGCCTATGTGGTGAAGCAACCCAGTTCTGAATACTAGGAAAAGCAAGTAAAGTAAAAAGCTCCCAGTCTTATTGTGAGCTTCCTGGAAACATATCTTAGTAGGACCTATAGGAAACAAACACAATCAGTTGCGCCTTGGTCCAATCCAGTAGAGTCCCTTTCATGTTTTTTATGTCCAATATTGTCATCCAGCTCAATCCCGAGGAAGCCATTTTTAGGCGGGAAAGCTAAGCATAGAAATGAACAATAAACTATCCAAACACAATTATTTATTTGGATATAAGTTCCTCTCAGAACAGACAATTCACCACTTCATTATATGTACAAGTTATGTCAATATCCTTCAATTATTactaaatatttatatatcattTGGAAGCCCCATGAGCTTCAATCGGTGACTAGCAACTGTACTTACGACAATGCTTTTATATATGATAAAAGAAGACAGAGAAGGACATCTGCTTTTACAATTAGGAAGTCCATGTTATTTTTCAGGATATATATAAAAATTCCAGCCTTCCCGTCTGACAACTTTGGCAAAAGCTCCCAACATACCAAGGCCAAGGCAAGATGAAGTGCCGATAAGAAAATTCTTTTCTGAAGAGGGAGAAAACAAGCATTAATTAGATCACAGGCTATAGATCAAGTCTTATAATTATTAAGTTCAAAACCCAAAATCTCCATtgagtactttttttaaaaaaaatcaacggCATGACCAATACTAACTTTTGGCTCCTATCATTATCCCCGATGCACATCCTCCAATAAAGTAGTTCATTGGGTCTTCTGGGGCACCTCGAAGCTCACCACTGATGCAAGATGTTGCCCCAAAAACTGCCCCTAGGGTGGCTATGGAGGGAAAAAAGTAGAAGCTAAAGCAGGAAAATGATTTGTCAATTTCTACAAGTCCAGCAATTTCTTTTGGCTAACAGTTTTCTAACAATCAAAACAGCACCTCTTCTACATGGACATGATTA
Encoded here:
- the NDUFA11 gene encoding NADH dehydrogenase [ubiquinone] 1 alpha subcomplex subunit 11 is translated as MSVHREILDDTNCFRKTWLAGRLGALTGLIGSTYHVILYSPDTYLEGLMRVAKSTVTMATLGAVFGATSCISGELRGAPEDPMNYFIGGCASGIMIGAKKKNFLIGTSSCLGLGMLGAFAKVVRREGWNFYIYPEK